The Gouania willdenowi chromosome 14, fGouWil2.1, whole genome shotgun sequence nucleotide sequence tgaaataGACATACAGTCATGAAAAGGCCAAAGAGTCAGATCAGTATCGTTTTTTCTACCAATTACGCTTTACAAGATCAAGATTTTTTGGCCGATCagttagtaaaaaaacaaaaaaacaatccgATCATATGGGTTGGGTACCGAATTTGGTACTTTTTTTTAGGTATCAACCAAATTCCTTCGTACTACCTGGTACTAATTTACATAAAATCAAATGGTACCATGTTTCTGGACCTAGAGACGCATCATtctgactgtgagggagtggagtAGGTGATTTCCCTCTTCACAGATGCACAGCAGAGGTGGCGCCCACACTCaaaataattgcataaaatgctaaatgtcGTTTGATCCAACATAGCTGATCAGATCGGTCTAAGGCCTACTACCAATATTGAAAAACTGATCTGTGCTGCTCTGCCTTAGGCTTTTGTGTTCCTGAGTTCACTCTGTTTATTCTGTTACAGTGCTAACTAGTGGTGGAAAACAATACTGTTTCGGTGTCCTGTCCCAATCTTTCACTGTAGGTCATTCGCTGTCAATTCCAGAAATCAAGGAACATACTCCCTCACACGGTCATAATGTCTAGAAAATGCTTATTAACCTCCATTCTGTAACTAAAACTATGTCTATATGTTTATGATGCGTTTCAGtgattttactgctgcaatATTGTTACCTGTAATGTACATGTTTAACTAGCTCATGGGCTAACCGTTAGCTAACTCACTAACTATGTTAATCGACATACTATACATACAGTTAGTGTATAACAAATGTTACGTTATATGTTTGTTACACAATGTtgaaaagttattttattttgtattgttacAGTTTCACAATAAATATCGCTGACTGTTTGTTGTAGAGTTCTTACAACTGTTTAACTGCTTTGATAAATGAGTGTGTGAGGCTGAGACTGCCATGGTTTgagataagaaataaaaaacaaatgaggCACTTTTTGCATTACTGAAGTTGAATAAacattcttattttgcacagtaatgtttatttgtgcaaagtcacattaaaaataggattaacctgttatttccatggaaagaGAAGTAATGAagctggaggaggaggggtCTATGCATACATCAGCATCGGGCTCAGTGGTGGAGTGGGTCGCCCAATATCCGAAGGGATGGCGGTTCAGATCCTGCTCAATCCCAAGTCATTGTCGTCgtatccttgggcaaggcactttacccacattgcctcgtatgaatgggtgtgaattgtgcataaatgttggtggtggtcagaggaaTGGCAGCcccagctgtggctacaatgtagcttaccaccacccgTATGACTGGTGTAAattaataatggtttctgtaacgcttTGAGTCTCTTAGAAAAAAGccctatatacagtaaatccattattattaatattggaAATCGGAAATTAAGTGTTTGACAGTATCGGTATGTCGGATatcaacaaaaaactattatcGACGTCTCTAAATGTAATACATTAGTAATAACCTTTGGAGAGGTTTGAACTTTTAGACAATATTGAGATTTTTCAGAATAACGACACGGAAAAATGCAGCTTTTTCTGTAAATATAACATCAGCTCCTCTCAGTGGCATAAAGCTGTCTATTGTGATTTTACTCTGTACTAATAGCATCACCACACTGCATCTTGAAACATGACTTACAGCACCGATTCTCAATTGGTGgttcgggacccaaaagtgggtcacggacagctggttaaaaataaataaatactcaatgtctcttattttgaacttgtcttttattttaaaacatttattttttttcttttgacaggcattatgtgaaatgcatgttgcacaggaaaatatatagatttgtgtttttatgtattatataagtgtgttttcaacagctatttttgaaaaactaaatttggttggttgaattccaaTAAAAAGTGGGTTGCAATTTAATGgccgtggtaaaatgtgggtcccagggtgaaaccagttgagaacccctgacttAGAGGACATTATTTTCCAAATATACAAGATAACCAAACACTCACCATTGTCCACGTAGCTGATGGTGTTCAGCGAGTGGACGCGGCTGCACACGACGCTGTCTTGCCTGTGCAGCATCCCTCGCCGCCCGCCGCGTTCCTTCTTGCTGCTTCCTTCGTGGCTGTCGGGCTGCTGAGACGCACTTACCTCGCCATCAGACCCAGCTGCAGCGCCACCTTCAGATGCTGCCTTTAGCTCCACACAGAACTCAATGAAGCCACTCATTAGCTCAGCCTGAACAACAAAATAGGACATTTCAAAACTTTTGTTACATCataagaacaaacaaaaaaaaagtttcaacaCGTTAattattttagattaaaaagcCCAATGTGACCCATATGGAATGGTTTTCTGTAGCTGCATGTAGACTCTGGAGCCATAAAACTAACCAACTGAACAGAAAAAAACGTtattttttcacctgttttgAGTAAATCTGAAGCAACTTGTTGACAGGCGTGCCATCTTCTTCTCCATCAAACTCCAGCCAAAGGATGTGAGAGTCTCCCTCCTCCTCAGGATAGCTGTGGTCCCAGGAAAGCTCATTGAAACGTAGCCCGAGCAGCACATGCTGAAAGACAAAGTGCAATTTAATTGACAGCAGCATTTAAAAAGATGCAACCAAACACAGACGGGCACAAAGAGTGTGGTCTATATTGATTTTTAGGAAAGTGTGGGACTGGCCTGGTTCCCCCTTTAATGCACTgcaacacaatatgacaaatgCGAAGTATATAACGACTTCAGCTGTTTTGGTTTGGAGCAAACAAAATCACGTGCTCACCTTCTCTTTGACGTCCATCACATAAACTCCTTCCAGGCAAATTCCAACATTGACAGCTTTGCGTTTTCCTCTCTGCAGGAGTCCCTGTGCTGGTTTGTCGATTTCTCCAAAGAAGAAACCACACCTGTGCATTATATTCAGTGTTAACTAAAACCTTCCAAGAAACTCCCATGATTTGAGTAAAAGTGGCTCATTGGATGAATGCGTACCCGTAATAAGGCAGAGCGTGGCACGTGCTGAGGTACTGGTGCAGGAGCTGTGAGGGCTCAGAGATGTTTCCAGCTGAGCTGCAGAACTTTCTGTACTCCCCCAGCAGGTTCTGCTCCAGCCCGGCATGACGACTGGACTTTCCTCTCAGTGTGGAGAACAACCCTCCACTGCCCATGAGGACGTGCGCAGGCAGGAACGAAGACAGCTTTTTTTCCCTGCGGCGGACAGAAGAACAGATGAGACTGTACTGTGTCACCAGTTTTAACCTGATCAGATCATCTTTAGGTTATTTAGTAACTGGGTGGGTTATGGGTGAGGTTTGGGGAATTAATCTTTTAATCAAAGCATCACAATAATCCAGACAGGAAACCTTAATAAGTTGGAGGAAAGTGatttacttaaagctgcaatatgtagaatCCTCCCTCCGCTcagttttgaaactgaaactttacctcccttaccggtgtcttttgtgaacgctcttagcGACTTGATTGCACGTattactctgtagttactgcctTGGCAGTGGCTGCTGCAGTTAGCTCCTCCCCGCTACAAGCTCACACAGTCGGCTGTGATCCCAGCTGCCGCTCAGGGCAGAGTGACAACCACCACTCCGCATCCAAACTGTAAAATTAATtaaccttgaataagcttctcttaggtttacacgcaatttatcccatctgttatcactctctctctctctgacaccagtaTATGTGGCGGACCCTGCACAGTCACGGGAATCCGCAAGGACACAAAGTGGTCCGTTCCTCTCGGGTATGTTTttgcctttaaactgttgctcctccacctcggtctgcctttttACACTTGATTGGccatgtaactgttgtgtctaatcCTGTTATgaagacttctgctggaacgtccattatttcacttttactaTCAATGGTACGTGAATccgcctgacttcagtcgaccagccaatagtaacgcccaaaacagctcaagGAGCCCATGTGTTTTTAGaaaaatctctgattggctgacatccagcgtcACGCTTCTGGATTTATAAACTTCATTAACAGGGCAAGGacaagagattcactgtccactcagaccactttggattacaatatgctcaaaaatgattatgaatttttgaccaaataacgccaaaaaaaaacattacatactgcagctttaattcttTGGTCTATGAAAATCAGTAACTATTTATAAGAACATCATATTACTCAGAtctgtttcttttgtttgtttagtttcaATTGTTTGTgttattacctctgccaaggaggtaagATTTCCactggtgtttatttgtttgtttttttgtgagcaggattacatcaaaagtactaagattttgacaaaattttaaccaaagataaaccttaaaccatggaagattccacaAAATATTGGTGGGGAtccagataaataaaaaaaaaatccctcttCCTCATCATTgttgaattttcaaaaattcaaaccTTAGTTAAaaattgaccaatttttataaaatgtatgagttatgtcaggttggttccttaaTTGGACCTACTGTGTCATTATTAATGGGAATATACATTTCTTCTAAGCCTTTACGGTGTGAATGATCATTATACCATAATCAGGACTACTGATCCCAATATCTGCCTATATCTGGCAAAGACTATATTTGCCT carries:
- the frmd8 gene encoding FERM domain-containing protein 8; translation: MEGDDSSFPPDSSDNLSQRGSVASSATLSRAQDVLVYLFGDSAVHLSVEGLGSVSVQELGRSVRDALNIPESAQDAFGFWLCSPLLELQLKARHQPYKLCRQWQDLLYRFTEASEEDISQDEPCLQYRRNVFYAKPKELQISDEGVLKLLYEEAKNNVLTGRYPCDPEHWMSLGALCVAIEDGTSLDNKQFGTTIREKKLSSFLPAHVLMGSGGLFSTLRGKSSRHAGLEQNLLGEYRKFCSSAGNISEPSQLLHQYLSTCHALPYYGCGFFFGEIDKPAQGLLQRGKRKAVNVGICLEGVYVMDVKEKHVLLGLRFNELSWDHSYPEEEGDSHILWLEFDGEEDGTPVNKLLQIYSKQAELMSGFIEFCVELKAASEGGAAAGSDGEVSASQQPDSHEGSSKKERGGRRGMLHRQDSVVCSRVHSLNTISYVDNGKEIKCLKPKRAASFFTRQASAATYSSVQVTENLEQG